The genomic interval caccagtttcttttcttcataatttatttttgatccTTCATTCTTCTAGTGGTACCTCATAGTTCAGCAAATAACACAAGCATTAGGATCTTCCTCTGCGCTTCTAACATGATAATAAGTTGTCATGTGAGGATTATAAGCCTGGTAAGCCTTGACAAGGTCGGCCACATCATCCTTTTTAGGCTCATCTTTCTTCTTATCGTCCTTCTTTGCCTCCTCTTTCTTGGGCTcctccttcttcttctcagGCTCTTTTGCAGGCCCCACAGACAGTATCTCTGTGTGACACAGCTTCCTCAGCTTGCTCACTATACTCACCGGATCAATGTCCCCAATCACCGTCAGTTTCTTCTCCTTCATGTCCATTGAAATTGAATCCACCccttcagaaaaaaaaaagtacaaaatttatcatctGGGTTTTCAATAGATGACAgtaattaatcaatcaattaattaattaattaattaaaaaaggaaaggttaaaattaatatacctGCAAGGCCAGAGACTGTCTTCATggctttcttcttttctttatcaTCGTGTACTCCAAGTTTCAACACTGCTttctgagaaaaaaaaaaaaaaaagatcagaTACTGTTAAAGATCTATATGTGGAAGTTGTGACTacacaagaataaaaaatctGGAGCAGAGATAAAAATCACACCTtcatttttgttggctttagaGTGATATAAGCAAAAGTGATCGAGAAAGGGGGCAGATACAGATCCAAGAAAGATGTATATTTGTTAGAAAAGGAGGGGAAGAGGCAGAAAGTGGCCTTGAGAAGAGCAATGGATGCGCACAAATTGGTTTGAGGCAATAGCCAATGCTGTGAATTTATATTGAATGAAAACAAGTGGAGTCAGCTGAGTCAATCCACAACAAGGAGAGAGACTttaggggaaaaaataaatggtttaTGGTCAATAAACGCAAACGCAACTGTTGTGCATGTAgaacccaaaaataaataaaggccGCTATATTTTGGGGGTAACCAGAAAAGCACCGCGGTTGCAACATTGTGATTGTATGGTACTTTTTGAAGTTAGAAAGGGCTTTTGTTTTTGGGAACTATTTAGAACTAGCAGAAACTTTGGTCTAATTAGCCACTCGTGGTCGAGTGGTCAGGGCTGCTGCTCAGCAGTTCAAACTCCCACAAATATATTGTGGGGgtattttatttctcaattaaaattgaatgaagGTAGTCTTCTTTCTTACTCAAGAGTGAGGAGTAgacatccctcgaatatttatAATCTGGACAGAGCTCCATTAGCATTGATGTAAGTTGGTCATAGTAATagtctaatttataaatatcagttataatCTCacgtaatatgagttgtagtTTGAGCAATAGTcccatataattaaaaaaaacaaactttagtctaatttataaaagaaagcaACTCATTTACTATATCTCTAATCTCTTATTGTTGTGGTGAAAAATGGACATTTCATATGTAAGTGTCCCGAATTACTCTGTCAAACAAGCAATCAATAGATTGTGTACGTGCAATTAACATGCCAAGCGCCCAATTGATAGGTGATCAGCATATCGAGTGTTCAATCTATgagtaataaattaaagataattttacaaaagtaaTCATTGAATACTTTCTTATTTGGATAAAAATCCTCTCCTAATCTAAACTCTCAtgagttttttaaaatcttatgCTATGTATCTTCAAGTGATGGTGTATGGGTAGGATttaactatttcattttctttatttattaactaccaatCACTCgcatgtattttttattagaaggAGATCAGATTATtagaaaatttcaataattcttatttagtaggtaaaaatagatattttaGACATAAACGCCCCTAAATAACTTGAATCACATCTTAATGGTCTATCGATTACTCATGAATTGAGCGCTCAAAAATTTCGTTATTTTTCCGACGCCGATCAAATTCTCATGATATTGATCTCCCTGCTAACTGATTGTGTGCAAACAAAATAGTGGGGAGAATTTATGTGCAACTTGGCCATTTTTTTGGGCTAATTGAGTATGAAATCCAAATAGAGTAATTGGGctacttttattaattaagcCACATctacaaaattccaaaaaaaaaaaaaaagccactATTTTCTGTGCAAATGTGAAGAGAGGAGTGGACCGTGTTTGTTCTATTTTACGTCACTCTAGGAAGCACAGAGGGGTCTTATTTTTCCCAAAAAGTGATAATTACAAAAGTTATAACCAGCTTCATGGAAACAACACTTCCGT from Citrus sinensis cultivar Valencia sweet orange chromosome 9, DVS_A1.0, whole genome shotgun sequence carries:
- the LOC102626851 gene encoding heavy metal-associated isoprenylated plant protein 39 is translated as MKKAVLKLGVHDDKEKKKAMKTVSGLAGVDSISMDMKEKKLTVIGDIDPVSIVSKLRKLCHTEILSVGPAKEPEKKKEEPKKEEAKKDDKKKDEPKKDDVADLVKAYQAYNPHMTTYYHVRSAEEDPNACVIC